Proteins from a single region of Streptomyces sp. TN58:
- a CDS encoding carboxyl transferase domain-containing protein: MQQAPVLTSAADPASEAWRTNEAAHRELSEGLRARLGAARLGGGEKARARHTARGKLLPRDRVDTLLDPGSPFLELAPLAAEGMYGGAAPAAGVIAGIGRVSGRECVIVANDATVKGGTYYPMTVKKHLRAQEVALENRLPCLYLVDSGGAFLPMQDEVFPDREHFGRIFYNQARMSGAGIPQIAAVLGSCTAGGAYVPAMSDEAVIVRNQGTIFLGGPPLVKAATGEVVTAEELGGGEVHSRVSGVTDHLAQDDAHALRIVRNIVATLPGRGALPWSVEAPEEPKVDPAGLYGAVPVDSRTPYDAREIIARVVDGSRFQEFKSEFGQTLVTGFARIHGHPVGIIANNGILFAESAQKGAHFIELCDQRGIPLLFLQNISGFMVGRDYEAGGIAKHGAKMVTAVACARVPKLTVVVGGSYGAGNYSMCGRAYSPRFLWMWPNAKISVMGGEQAASVLATVKRDQIEGAGQEWPAEDEEAFKAPVRAQYEEQGNAYYATARLWDDGVIDPMETRQVLGLALTACANAPLGDSGFGIFRM, encoded by the coding sequence ATGCAGCAGGCACCAGTGCTGACGAGCGCCGCGGACCCGGCGTCCGAGGCCTGGCGGACCAACGAGGCCGCCCACCGCGAGCTGAGCGAGGGCCTGCGCGCCCGGCTCGGCGCGGCCCGGCTCGGCGGCGGCGAGAAGGCCCGCGCCCGCCACACCGCCCGCGGAAAGCTCCTCCCGCGCGACCGCGTGGACACCCTCCTCGACCCGGGCTCCCCATTCCTGGAGCTGGCCCCGCTGGCCGCCGAGGGGATGTACGGGGGCGCCGCGCCGGCCGCCGGGGTCATCGCGGGCATCGGCCGGGTCAGCGGCCGCGAGTGCGTGATCGTCGCGAACGACGCCACCGTCAAGGGCGGCACGTACTACCCGATGACCGTCAAGAAGCACCTTCGCGCCCAGGAGGTGGCGCTGGAGAATCGTCTCCCCTGCCTCTACCTGGTCGACTCGGGCGGCGCCTTCCTGCCGATGCAGGACGAGGTCTTCCCCGACCGGGAGCACTTCGGCCGCATCTTCTACAACCAGGCGCGCATGTCGGGCGCCGGCATCCCGCAGATCGCCGCCGTCCTCGGCTCCTGCACCGCGGGCGGCGCGTACGTCCCGGCCATGAGCGACGAGGCCGTCATCGTCCGCAACCAGGGCACGATCTTCCTCGGCGGCCCGCCGCTGGTGAAGGCCGCGACCGGCGAGGTCGTCACGGCCGAGGAGCTCGGCGGCGGCGAGGTCCACTCCCGGGTCTCCGGTGTGACCGACCACCTCGCGCAGGACGACGCGCACGCGCTGCGGATCGTACGGAACATCGTGGCGACCCTGCCCGGGCGCGGGGCCCTGCCCTGGTCGGTGGAGGCTCCGGAGGAACCGAAGGTGGACCCGGCCGGGCTGTACGGCGCGGTGCCCGTCGACTCGCGCACCCCCTACGACGCCCGCGAGATCATCGCGCGGGTCGTGGACGGCTCCCGCTTCCAGGAGTTCAAGTCCGAGTTCGGCCAGACGCTGGTCACCGGTTTCGCCCGGATCCACGGCCACCCGGTCGGCATCATCGCGAACAACGGCATCCTGTTCGCCGAGTCCGCCCAGAAGGGCGCCCACTTCATCGAGCTGTGCGACCAGCGCGGCATCCCGCTGCTCTTCCTCCAGAACATCTCCGGCTTCATGGTGGGCCGCGACTACGAGGCCGGCGGCATCGCCAAGCACGGCGCCAAGATGGTCACCGCCGTCGCCTGCGCCCGCGTCCCGAAGCTGACGGTCGTGGTCGGCGGCTCGTACGGCGCCGGCAACTACTCGATGTGCGGCCGGGCCTACTCGCCCCGCTTCCTGTGGATGTGGCCCAACGCCAAGATCTCCGTCATGGGCGGCGAGCAGGCGGCCTCGGTCCTCGCGACGGTCAAGCGCGACCAGATCGAGGGCGCCGGCCAGGAGTGGCCCGCCGAGGACGAGGAGGCCTTCAAGGCGCCGGTCCGCGCCCAGTACGAGGAGCAGGGCAACGCCTACTACGCCACGGCGCGGCTGTGGGACGACGGGGTCATCGACCCCATGGAGACCCGGCAGGTGCTGGGGCTGGCCCTGACCGCGTGCGCGAACGCCCCGCTGGGCGACTCGGGCTTCGGCATCTTCCGTATGTGA
- a CDS encoding PucR family transcriptional regulator has translation MSAAPRDPDYGNGPAGEPLTPPVPLAALLADRELGLRHLAGPAAAGVHGVHASEMPDPSPYLLGGELLLTAGAGPAEDPDGYAARLAGAGAAALGFGVAPVHEEVPAALAEACARHGLPLLEVPPRTPFSAVARAVGRLTAEARTRELRRTTEAQQALAAAAARPDPVPAVLARLAASLGGAVALWPGGRTAGPDLPAPAREALSALLARVGREGGPATATDRAGGHHLAAYALAGRAALGTATPARTPGDHTVASVAAVLLTLLTAERSAGAEAAALTRLLLDGDPAAALTAGPWYAVHARGAGDPQALAAALGTVLLDPHEGGVRLLTDREPGAQPGWRLGVSAPAVPDALAAADAQAGRALQRAEAARAPLARHADAWFAGLVGEAEARAHAEALLGPLAPALRETLRAWLAHHGSWDRTAAGLGVHRNTVRQRVARCAVLLGRDLDDPDVRMELWFALRRTEV, from the coding sequence ATGTCTGCCGCTCCCCGAGACCCGGATTACGGCAACGGCCCCGCCGGGGAGCCGCTCACCCCGCCGGTACCGCTCGCCGCACTGCTCGCCGACCGGGAGCTGGGCCTGCGCCACCTCGCCGGTCCGGCCGCCGCCGGGGTGCACGGCGTGCACGCCTCCGAGATGCCCGACCCCTCCCCCTACCTGCTCGGCGGCGAGCTGCTGCTGACGGCCGGGGCCGGCCCCGCCGAGGACCCCGACGGGTACGCGGCCCGGCTGGCCGGGGCGGGGGCGGCGGCCCTCGGCTTCGGCGTGGCGCCGGTGCACGAGGAGGTCCCGGCCGCGCTGGCGGAGGCCTGCGCCCGGCACGGGCTGCCGCTGCTGGAGGTTCCGCCGCGGACCCCGTTCTCGGCGGTCGCCCGCGCGGTGGGACGGCTGACGGCGGAGGCCCGGACCCGCGAGCTGCGCCGCACAACCGAGGCCCAGCAGGCCCTGGCCGCGGCCGCGGCCCGGCCCGATCCGGTCCCGGCGGTGCTGGCCCGGCTCGCCGCGAGCCTGGGCGGGGCGGTCGCCCTGTGGCCGGGCGGCCGGACGGCCGGCCCGGACCTGCCCGCCCCGGCCCGGGAGGCGCTGTCGGCGCTGCTGGCCCGGGTGGGCCGCGAGGGCGGGCCCGCCACCGCCACGGACCGGGCGGGCGGACACCACCTGGCCGCCTACGCCCTGGCCGGACGGGCCGCGCTGGGCACCGCGACGCCGGCCCGCACGCCGGGCGACCACACCGTCGCCTCGGTGGCCGCGGTCCTGCTGACCCTGCTCACGGCCGAGCGGTCCGCCGGGGCCGAGGCCGCGGCCCTGACCCGGCTCCTGCTCGACGGCGATCCGGCCGCGGCCCTGACCGCCGGGCCGTGGTACGCCGTCCACGCCCGCGGCGCCGGGGATCCGCAGGCCCTCGCGGCCGCGCTGGGCACCGTACTGCTGGACCCGCACGAGGGCGGCGTACGGCTGCTCACCGACCGGGAGCCGGGAGCGCAGCCGGGCTGGCGGCTGGGGGTGAGCGCCCCCGCGGTGCCGGACGCCCTGGCCGCGGCGGACGCGCAGGCCGGGCGAGCCCTGCAGCGTGCGGAGGCGGCCCGCGCCCCGCTGGCCCGGCACGCCGACGCCTGGTTCGCGGGCCTGGTCGGCGAGGCCGAGGCCCGCGCGCACGCCGAGGCCCTGCTCGGCCCGCTGGCGCCCGCGCTGCGCGAGACCCTGCGGGCCTGGCTGGCGCACCACGGCAGCTGGGACCGCACGGCGGCCGGCCTGGGGGTGCACCGCAACACCGTGCGCCAGCGGGTGGCGCGCTGCGCGGTCCTGCTGGGGCGGGACCTGGACGACCCGGACGTCCGGATGGAGCTGTGGTTCGCGCTGCGGCGCACGGAGGTGTGA
- a CDS encoding acyl-CoA dehydrogenase family protein, which translates to MSLDHRLTPEHEELRRTVEAFAHDVVAPKIGDLYERHEFPYEIVAEMGRMGLFGLPFPEEYGGMGGDYLALGIALEELARVDSSVAITLEAGVSLGAMPLYLFGSEEQKRQWLPKLCSGEVLGAFGLTEPGAGSDAGGTRTTAVKDGDEWVINGSKCFITNSGTDITGLVTVTAVTGRKADGRPEISSIIVPSGTPGFTVAAPYSKVGWNSSDTRELSFDDVRVPLANLVGEEGRGYAQFLRILDEGRIAISALATGLAQGCVDESVKYARERHAFGKAIGDNQAIQFKLADMEMRAHMARIGWRDAASRLVAGEPFKKEAAIAKLYSSTVAVDNARDATQIHGGYGFMNEYPVARMWRDSKILEIGEGTSEVQRMLIARELGFAG; encoded by the coding sequence ATGTCCCTCGACCACCGGCTCACCCCTGAGCACGAGGAACTCCGCCGTACCGTCGAGGCGTTCGCCCACGACGTGGTCGCGCCGAAGATCGGCGACCTGTACGAGCGGCACGAGTTCCCCTACGAGATCGTCGCCGAGATGGGCCGCATGGGCCTGTTCGGCCTGCCCTTCCCGGAGGAGTACGGCGGCATGGGCGGGGACTACCTCGCCCTCGGCATCGCCCTGGAGGAGCTGGCCCGCGTCGACTCCTCGGTCGCCATCACCCTGGAGGCCGGGGTCTCCCTCGGTGCGATGCCGCTGTACCTCTTCGGCAGCGAGGAGCAGAAGCGCCAGTGGCTGCCGAAGCTGTGCTCGGGCGAGGTGCTGGGCGCCTTCGGCCTGACGGAGCCCGGCGCCGGCTCGGACGCCGGCGGCACCCGTACGACCGCCGTCAAGGACGGCGACGAGTGGGTGATCAACGGCTCGAAGTGCTTCATCACCAACTCCGGTACGGACATCACCGGCCTGGTCACCGTCACGGCCGTGACGGGCCGCAAGGCGGACGGCCGCCCGGAGATCTCCTCGATCATCGTCCCGTCCGGCACTCCGGGCTTCACGGTGGCCGCCCCGTACTCGAAGGTGGGCTGGAACTCCTCGGACACCCGTGAGCTCTCCTTCGACGACGTCCGGGTGCCGCTGGCGAACCTGGTGGGCGAGGAGGGCCGCGGCTACGCCCAGTTCCTGCGGATCCTCGACGAGGGCCGGATCGCCATCTCGGCGCTCGCCACGGGCCTCGCGCAGGGCTGTGTGGACGAGTCGGTGAAGTACGCCCGGGAGCGGCACGCCTTCGGCAAGGCGATCGGCGACAACCAGGCCATCCAGTTCAAGCTGGCCGACATGGAGATGCGCGCCCACATGGCGCGGATCGGCTGGCGCGACGCGGCGTCGCGCCTTGTGGCCGGCGAGCCGTTCAAGAAGGAGGCGGCGATCGCGAAGCTGTATTCCTCCACGGTGGCCGTGGACAACGCCCGTGACGCGACGCAGATCCACGGCGGCTACGGCTTCATGAACGAGTACCCGGTGGCTCGAATGTGGCGTGACTCGAAGATCCTGGAGATCGGCGAGGGCACCAGCGAGGTCCAGCGCATGCTGATCGCCCGCGAGTTGGGCTTCGCGGGCTAG
- a CDS encoding hydroxymethylglutaryl-CoA lyase, translated as MNVPAPGLPARVRIHEVGARDGLQNEKTAVPTEVKAEFVRRLAAAGLTTIEATSFVHPKWVPQLADAEQLFPLLADVDAALPVLVPNERGLDRALALGATRIAVFGSATETFAARNLNRTVAESLAMFEPVVARARQGGAHVRGYLSMCFGDPWEGAVPVHQVVSVAKALLDLGCDELSLGDTIGVATPGHVQALLSALNEAGVTTDRIGVHFHDTYGQALSNTLAALQHGVTTVDASAGGLGGCPYAKSATGNLATEDLVWMLDGLGIETGVDLAALTATSVWMAEQLGRPSPSRTVRALSHKE; from the coding sequence ATGAACGTCCCGGCCCCCGGCCTGCCGGCCCGGGTCCGCATCCACGAGGTCGGCGCCCGCGACGGCCTGCAGAACGAGAAGACGGCCGTCCCGACGGAGGTCAAGGCGGAGTTCGTCCGCCGCCTGGCCGCCGCCGGCCTGACCACGATCGAGGCGACCAGCTTCGTGCACCCCAAGTGGGTGCCCCAGCTCGCCGACGCCGAGCAGCTGTTCCCGCTGCTCGCCGACGTGGACGCCGCGCTTCCCGTCCTGGTGCCCAACGAGCGAGGCCTGGACCGCGCGCTCGCCCTCGGGGCCACCCGTATCGCGGTGTTCGGTTCGGCGACGGAGACCTTCGCCGCCCGCAACCTCAACCGCACCGTCGCCGAGTCCCTCGCCATGTTCGAGCCGGTCGTGGCCCGCGCCCGGCAGGGCGGGGCGCATGTGCGCGGCTATCTGTCGATGTGCTTCGGCGACCCCTGGGAGGGCGCCGTCCCGGTCCACCAGGTCGTCTCCGTGGCCAAGGCCCTGCTCGACCTCGGCTGTGACGAGCTGAGCCTCGGCGACACGATCGGCGTCGCCACCCCGGGCCATGTCCAGGCCCTGTTGTCCGCGCTGAACGAGGCCGGTGTCACCACCGACCGCATCGGCGTGCACTTCCACGACACCTACGGCCAGGCCCTGTCCAACACCCTCGCCGCGCTCCAGCACGGGGTCACCACCGTCGACGCCTCCGCGGGCGGCCTCGGTGGGTGCCCGTACGCGAAGAGCGCCACCGGCAACCTCGCGACCGAGGACCTGGTGTGGATGCTCGACGGTCTCGGCATCGAGACCGGCGTCGACCTGGCCGCCCTCACCGCCACGAGCGTGTGGATGGCCGAACAGCTGGGGCGCCCCAGCCCCTCCCGTACCGTCCGCGCCCTCTCCCACAAGGAGTAG
- the tesB gene encoding acyl-CoA thioesterase II, translated as MNEALTDLLDLLDLEQIEENIFRGTSRTSLVPRVFGGQVAAQALVAAGRTVPADRLPHSLHSYFLRTGDSGAPIVYSVDRIRDGRSFTTRRVVAVQHGQPIFHLSASFQTYEEGLEHQVPMPAAPDPESLPTAAEALPPYREIFRDPGTVERLLEARGAVDLRYATTPPWGTVGEPLEPHSQVWFRTQGKLADDPLLHTCLATYVSDMTLLDAVLLAHGRGGWAVGDVVGASLDHAMWFHRPFRADEWLLYDQESPSAHGGRGLGQARIYTQDGHLAITVIQEGVVRIPRP; from the coding sequence TTGAACGAGGCACTGACGGATCTCCTCGATCTGCTCGACCTGGAGCAGATCGAGGAGAACATCTTCCGCGGCACCAGCCGCACCTCCCTGGTGCCGCGTGTCTTCGGCGGCCAGGTGGCCGCCCAGGCCCTGGTCGCGGCCGGGCGCACGGTGCCCGCGGACCGTCTGCCGCACTCGCTGCACTCGTACTTCCTGCGCACCGGCGACTCCGGCGCGCCGATCGTCTACTCCGTGGACCGGATCCGCGACGGACGCTCCTTCACCACCCGGCGCGTGGTCGCCGTCCAGCACGGGCAGCCGATCTTCCACCTTTCCGCGTCCTTCCAGACGTACGAGGAGGGGCTGGAGCACCAGGTCCCGATGCCGGCGGCACCGGACCCCGAGTCCCTGCCGACGGCCGCCGAGGCCCTGCCGCCGTACCGGGAGATCTTCCGCGACCCGGGCACCGTCGAGCGGCTGCTCGAAGCGCGCGGCGCGGTGGACCTGCGGTACGCGACCACCCCGCCCTGGGGCACGGTCGGCGAACCGCTGGAGCCGCACTCGCAGGTCTGGTTCCGCACCCAGGGCAAGCTCGCGGACGACCCGCTGCTGCACACCTGCCTGGCCACCTACGTCTCCGACATGACCCTGCTCGACGCGGTCCTGCTCGCGCACGGGCGCGGCGGCTGGGCCGTGGGCGACGTGGTCGGCGCCTCCCTGGACCACGCGATGTGGTTCCACCGGCCCTTCCGCGCGGACGAATGGCTGCTGTACGACCAGGAGTCCCCGTCGGCCCACGGCGGCCGGGGCCTGGGCCAGGCCCGCATCTACACCCAGGACGGCCACCTGGCGATCACGGTCATCCAGGAGGGCGTGGTCCGCATCCCCCGCCCCTGA
- a CDS encoding acetyl-CoA carboxylase biotin carboxylase subunit — MFSTVLVANRGEIAVRVIRTLRELGIRSVAVFSDADADARHVREADTAVRIGPAAAAESYLSVERLLDAAKRTGAEAVHPGYGFLAENAAFAQACTDAGLAFIGPPASAISLMGDKIRAKETVKAAGVPVVPGSSGSGLTDAELVAAASEIGMPVLLKPSAGGGGKGMRLVRDEALLADEIAAARREARSSFGDDTLLVERWVDRPRHIEIQVLADAHGNVVHLGERECSLQRRHQKVIEEAPSVLLDEKTRAAMGAAAVDAARSCGYVGAGTVEFIVPGGDPSSYYFMEMNTRLQVEHPVTELVTGLDLVELQLRVASGEALPVTQDDIRLTGHAIEARVCAEDPARGFLPSGGTVLALSEPSGGAVRTDSGLTAGVPVGSTYDPMLSKVIVHGPDRPAALRMLRAALADTVILGVQTNAGFLRRLLAHPDVVSGDLDTGLVERDLSGLLPEGVPPEVYAAAALLEGTAPEPRATGWVDPFDAGNGWRLGGTPAWTVHYFRLPGQDPVEVRTRPSGSDTELALSASPAAIEARGPGQSPGEAPARARIVDRTTGTVTIELDGVTHRFTHATSPEGTWLGRDADSWHVQAYDPVAANLSGGGRSGADTLAAPMPGTVTVVKVAVGDKVAAGQSLLVVEAMKMEHVISAPHAGTVTELDVAPGTTVAMDQVLAVVTPDEEEGA; from the coding sequence ATGTTCAGCACTGTTCTGGTCGCGAACCGCGGCGAGATCGCGGTCCGGGTCATCCGCACCCTGCGGGAGCTCGGCATCCGCTCCGTGGCCGTCTTCAGCGACGCGGACGCGGACGCCCGCCACGTACGGGAGGCCGACACGGCCGTCCGGATCGGCCCTGCGGCGGCCGCGGAGAGCTACCTGTCGGTGGAGCGGCTGCTCGACGCCGCGAAGCGGACGGGTGCCGAGGCCGTGCACCCCGGCTACGGCTTCCTCGCGGAGAACGCCGCCTTCGCGCAGGCCTGCACCGACGCCGGGCTGGCCTTCATCGGGCCGCCCGCCTCCGCCATCTCCCTGATGGGCGACAAGATCCGCGCGAAGGAGACGGTGAAGGCGGCGGGCGTGCCCGTGGTCCCCGGCTCCTCCGGCAGCGGCCTGACCGACGCCGAACTGGTGGCGGCCGCCTCGGAGATCGGCATGCCGGTGCTGCTCAAGCCCTCGGCGGGCGGCGGCGGCAAGGGCATGCGGCTCGTCCGGGACGAGGCGCTGCTGGCCGACGAGATCGCGGCGGCCCGCCGCGAGGCCCGCTCGTCCTTCGGCGACGACACCCTCCTGGTGGAGCGGTGGGTGGACCGACCCCGGCACATCGAGATCCAGGTACTGGCGGACGCCCACGGCAACGTGGTGCACCTCGGCGAGCGCGAGTGCTCCCTCCAGCGCCGGCACCAGAAGGTCATCGAGGAGGCCCCATCGGTCCTGCTCGACGAGAAGACCCGGGCGGCGATGGGCGCGGCGGCCGTGGACGCGGCCCGCTCCTGCGGATACGTCGGCGCGGGCACGGTGGAGTTCATCGTCCCCGGCGGCGACCCGTCCTCCTATTACTTCATGGAGATGAACACCCGTCTCCAGGTCGAGCACCCGGTGACGGAGCTGGTCACCGGCCTGGACCTGGTCGAGCTCCAGCTGCGGGTGGCCTCCGGCGAGGCGCTGCCCGTCACCCAGGACGACATCCGGCTGACCGGGCACGCCATCGAGGCCCGCGTCTGCGCGGAGGACCCGGCGCGGGGCTTCCTGCCGTCCGGCGGTACGGTCCTGGCCCTGTCGGAGCCGTCGGGCGGCGCGGTCCGTACGGACTCGGGCCTGACGGCGGGTGTCCCGGTCGGGTCGACGTACGACCCGATGCTGTCGAAGGTCATCGTCCACGGACCGGACCGCCCGGCCGCCCTGCGCATGCTGCGGGCGGCGCTCGCCGACACGGTGATCCTGGGCGTGCAGACCAATGCCGGTTTCCTGCGGCGGCTGCTCGCGCACCCCGACGTGGTGTCGGGCGACCTGGACACCGGGCTGGTGGAGCGGGACCTTTCCGGGCTGCTGCCGGAGGGCGTCCCGCCGGAGGTCTACGCCGCCGCCGCACTGCTGGAGGGCACCGCCCCGGAGCCGCGCGCGACGGGGTGGGTCGATCCGTTCGACGCCGGCAACGGCTGGCGCCTGGGCGGCACGCCCGCCTGGACGGTGCACTACTTCCGCCTGCCGGGCCAGGACCCGGTGGAGGTCCGTACCCGGCCTTCCGGCTCCGACACCGAGCTCGCACTCTCGGCCTCGCCGGCGGCGATCGAGGCGCGGGGTCCGGGGCAGAGCCCCGGGGAGGCACCGGCCCGCGCCCGGATCGTCGACCGCACCACCGGCACCGTCACCATCGAACTCGACGGCGTCACCCACCGCTTCACCCACGCCACCTCCCCGGAGGGGACCTGGCTCGGCCGCGATGCCGACTCCTGGCACGTGCAGGCGTACGACCCCGTCGCGGCGAACCTCAGCGGCGGCGGACGCAGCGGCGCGGACACCCTCGCCGCCCCCATGCCCGGCACCGTCACCGTCGTCAAGGTGGCCGTCGGCGACAAGGTGGCGGCCGGTCAGAGCCTGCTGGTCGTCGAGGCGATGAAGATGGAGCACGTCATCTCCGCCCCGCACGCGGGCACGGTCACCGAGCTGGACGTCGCGCCCGGCACCACCGTCGCGATGGACCAGGTGCTGGCCGTCGTCACCCCGGACGAGGAGGAGGGCGCGTGA
- a CDS encoding TetR/AcrR family transcriptional regulator, which translates to MSTRAAAPTRREQILSEAARLFAARGFHGVGVDEIGAAVGISGPGLYRHFAGKDAMLAELLVGISERLLTGGRHRVAEAAGDPGRVLSSLIDGHIDFALDDRALITLHDRELDRLREADRKLVRQLQRQYVELWVEVVRELHPEVGEAEVRVAVHAVFGLLNSTPHLGALGREATEELLRRLAHGSFGALSA; encoded by the coding sequence ATGAGCACCAGAGCGGCCGCCCCGACCCGACGCGAGCAGATCCTCAGCGAGGCCGCCCGCCTCTTCGCCGCGCGCGGCTTCCACGGCGTCGGCGTCGACGAGATAGGCGCCGCGGTCGGCATCAGCGGCCCCGGCCTGTACCGGCACTTCGCGGGCAAGGACGCCATGCTCGCCGAGCTGCTCGTCGGCATCAGCGAACGGCTCCTCACCGGCGGCCGGCACCGGGTCGCGGAGGCGGCCGGAGACCCGGGCCGGGTCCTGTCCTCCCTCATCGACGGCCACATCGACTTCGCACTGGACGACCGGGCGCTGATCACCCTGCACGACCGGGAGCTCGACCGGCTGCGGGAGGCCGACCGCAAGCTCGTGCGCCAGCTGCAGCGCCAGTACGTGGAGTTGTGGGTGGAGGTCGTACGGGAGCTGCACCCCGAGGTGGGCGAGGCGGAGGTACGGGTCGCCGTCCACGCGGTCTTCGGCCTGCTCAACTCCACCCCGCACCTGGGCGCCCTGGGGCGGGAGGCCACGGAGGAGCTGCTGCGCCGCCTGGCCCACGGATCGTTCGGGGCGCTGTCGGCATGA
- a CDS encoding phosphatase: MARMPKPIETSVPTRAELVDHLVRTRIAGQVATPRDNNLSHYRKLANGDRHYWLGLELGDRWSDEQDVLAVMAERCGVVDDPGFRFGQDTIDPELTVAGLDRMAARLRKAAADRQSVLLATGHPGGLLDVHRATAAALRAAGCEIVVIPQGLVADEGSVWQFADVAVLERGATLWHTHSPEPMAAILDGLTASGRPQPDLVVADHGWAGCAAQRGLDAVGYADCNDPALFLGEAEGTLQVAVPLDDHVRDPRYYDPLVAYLLNAAGLL; this comes from the coding sequence ATGGCCCGTATGCCGAAGCCGATAGAGACGTCCGTACCCACCCGCGCCGAACTCGTCGACCACCTGGTCCGCACCCGGATCGCGGGACAGGTCGCGACGCCGCGCGATAACAACCTCTCCCACTACCGCAAGCTCGCCAACGGCGACCGGCACTACTGGCTGGGCCTGGAGCTCGGCGACCGCTGGAGCGACGAGCAGGACGTGCTCGCCGTGATGGCGGAGCGCTGCGGCGTCGTGGACGACCCGGGCTTCCGCTTCGGCCAGGACACCATCGACCCCGAGCTGACCGTGGCCGGCCTGGACCGGATGGCGGCGCGGCTGCGCAAGGCGGCGGCCGACCGGCAGAGCGTCCTGCTGGCCACCGGCCACCCGGGCGGGCTGCTGGACGTCCACCGGGCGACGGCGGCGGCCCTGCGCGCGGCGGGCTGCGAGATCGTGGTGATCCCGCAGGGACTGGTGGCGGACGAGGGCTCGGTGTGGCAGTTCGCGGACGTCGCGGTGCTGGAGCGGGGCGCGACCCTGTGGCACACGCACTCGCCGGAGCCGATGGCCGCGATCCTGGACGGCCTGACGGCGTCGGGCCGCCCCCAGCCGGACCTGGTCGTCGCCGACCACGGCTGGGCGGGCTGCGCGGCCCAGCGCGGTCTCGACGCGGTCGGCTACGCCGACTGCAACGACCCGGCGCTCTTCCTCGGCGAAGCCGAGGGCACCCTCCAGGTCGCGGTCCCGCTGGACGACCACGTCCGCGACCCCCGCTACTACGACCCGCTGGTGGCCTACCTCCTGAACGCGGCGGGTCTGCTCTGA
- a CDS encoding acyl-CoA dehydrogenase family protein: protein MRRTVFNEDHEAFRETIRAFIEAEVVPVYDEWFAAGQAPRDFYHKLGELGVFGINVPEEFGGAGLDTHKFEAVLYEETSRAGVNFGGSGVHVLLALPYIKMLATDEQKKRFLPNFVSGEEMWALAMTEPGTGSDVAGMKTTAKLSEDGTHYVLNGAKTFITGGVHADRVIVCARTSAPSAEDRRFGISLFAVDTKSEGYSIGRKLDKLGLRTSDTAELAFVDVKVPVEDLLGEEGKGFYYLGHNLASERWGIAFGAYAQAKAAVRFAQQYVQERTVFGKPVAHFQNTKFELAACQAEVDAAEAVADRALEALDAGELTPAEAASAKLFCTEVAHRVIDRCLQLHGGYGYMNEYPIARLYADNRVNRIYGGTSEIMKSIIAKSMGL, encoded by the coding sequence GTGCGCCGTACGGTGTTCAACGAGGACCACGAGGCGTTCCGCGAGACCATCCGCGCCTTCATCGAGGCCGAGGTCGTCCCCGTCTACGACGAGTGGTTCGCGGCCGGGCAGGCGCCGCGCGACTTCTACCACAAGCTCGGCGAGCTGGGCGTCTTCGGCATCAACGTGCCCGAGGAGTTCGGCGGCGCGGGTCTGGACACCCACAAGTTCGAGGCCGTCCTCTACGAGGAGACCTCGCGCGCCGGCGTGAACTTCGGCGGCTCCGGCGTGCACGTGCTGCTCGCCCTGCCCTACATCAAGATGCTCGCCACCGACGAGCAGAAGAAGCGCTTCCTGCCGAACTTCGTCTCCGGTGAGGAGATGTGGGCGCTCGCCATGACCGAGCCGGGCACCGGCTCCGACGTCGCGGGCATGAAGACCACCGCCAAGCTCTCCGAGGACGGCACCCACTACGTCCTCAACGGCGCCAAGACCTTCATCACCGGCGGCGTCCACGCCGACCGCGTGATCGTCTGCGCCCGCACCTCCGCCCCCAGCGCCGAGGACCGCCGCTTCGGCATCTCCCTCTTCGCCGTGGACACCAAGTCCGAGGGCTACTCCATCGGCCGCAAGCTCGACAAGCTGGGCCTGCGCACCTCCGACACCGCCGAGCTGGCGTTCGTCGACGTCAAGGTCCCGGTCGAGGACCTGCTCGGCGAGGAGGGCAAGGGCTTCTACTACCTCGGCCACAACCTCGCCTCCGAGCGCTGGGGCATCGCCTTCGGCGCGTACGCCCAGGCCAAGGCCGCCGTCCGGTTCGCCCAGCAGTACGTGCAGGAGCGCACCGTCTTCGGCAAGCCCGTCGCGCACTTCCAGAACACCAAGTTCGAGCTGGCCGCCTGCCAGGCCGAGGTGGACGCCGCCGAGGCCGTCGCCGACCGCGCCCTGGAGGCCCTGGACGCCGGCGAGCTGACCCCGGCCGAGGCCGCGTCCGCGAAGCTGTTCTGCACCGAGGTCGCGCACCGCGTCATCGACCGCTGCCTCCAGCTCCACGGCGGCTACGGCTACATGAACGAGTACCCGATCGCCCGCCTGTACGCCGACAACCGCGTCAACCGCATCTACGGCGGCACCAGCGAGATCATGAAGTCCATCATCGCCAAGTCGATGGGTCTGTAA